Proteins encoded together in one Nitrospirota bacterium window:
- a CDS encoding Ppx/GppA family phosphatase, which produces MAKIAVIDIGTNSIHMVLAEIQPDGGYKILDRFKDMTRLGNGAFMTHRLSDEAMTRGLDVIRNLVTLAKNKGYDRIIAVATSAVREAKNGGDFIDLVAEQTGLAIRVISGTEEARLIFLGVKNNVPMTEQPTLSVDVGGGSVELMVGNRDQLLHTKSLKIGAIRLADEFLKRTPPSKRMLRSLEDRVTIQLQGALESFKTKRFDSLIATSGMASNLAEVIHLRRTNRPLPQINLATISLKDVKEIEQVLRQSTIKARLAIRGLDPKRVDTLFPATVVLRRLMELSERDELILCDKAIREGVIYDFIHRHRERLKAEAEIPDLRRRNVVALARRCHAPEAHSLHVAGLALRLFDQTARLHRLGPTERTWLEYAAILHDVGYLINERQHHKHAYYLITNSDIGGLSGGEVQIIANVARYHRRAVPHQKHEGFDLLSPKYQRIVRILSALLRIADGLDRTHFSVVRTLDVRLGATVTITVHVTGDAELETWAAAGRADLFERVFRRHLKFSVISQEEAT; this is translated from the coding sequence ATGGCCAAGATTGCCGTCATCGATATCGGAACGAACTCCATCCATATGGTGCTGGCTGAGATCCAGCCGGATGGAGGCTATAAGATCCTCGATCGTTTCAAAGACATGACGCGGCTCGGAAACGGCGCCTTCATGACTCACCGCCTGTCCGACGAAGCGATGACGCGCGGGCTCGACGTCATTCGCAATCTCGTCACCCTGGCCAAGAACAAGGGCTACGACCGCATCATCGCAGTCGCAACCAGTGCTGTGCGCGAGGCCAAAAACGGGGGAGACTTTATTGATCTCGTAGCCGAACAGACAGGCCTGGCCATTCGCGTCATCAGCGGCACAGAAGAGGCCAGACTGATTTTTCTGGGGGTTAAAAATAACGTCCCCATGACAGAACAACCGACGCTCTCCGTGGATGTCGGCGGCGGATCGGTCGAACTGATGGTCGGAAACCGTGACCAGCTCCTCCACACAAAGAGCCTGAAGATCGGCGCCATCCGGCTGGCGGATGAATTCCTCAAACGCACGCCTCCTTCCAAGCGAATGCTTCGCTCACTCGAAGACCGGGTGACGATCCAGTTACAAGGCGCCCTCGAGTCGTTCAAGACGAAACGATTCGACTCCCTGATCGCCACTTCCGGGATGGCAAGTAACCTGGCTGAAGTCATTCATCTGCGCCGAACGAATCGCCCGCTCCCCCAAATCAATCTCGCCACGATTTCATTGAAAGACGTGAAAGAGATTGAGCAGGTCCTCCGGCAATCGACCATTAAAGCCAGGCTGGCGATCCGCGGCTTGGACCCCAAGCGCGTCGACACCCTGTTCCCTGCCACCGTCGTCCTTCGCCGCCTGATGGAACTGTCAGAACGAGACGAACTGATCCTCTGTGACAAGGCCATCCGTGAAGGCGTCATCTACGATTTTATCCATCGTCACCGTGAACGACTCAAAGCAGAAGCGGAAATTCCCGACTTGCGGCGGCGCAATGTCGTGGCGCTGGCCCGTCGCTGTCACGCCCCGGAAGCCCACAGCCTCCATGTCGCCGGCCTGGCCCTGCGCCTCTTCGACCAGACGGCACGCCTCCATCGTTTGGGACCTACCGAGCGGACCTGGCTTGAATACGCCGCGATTCTGCATGACGTCGGCTACCTCATCAATGAGCGCCAGCACCACAAACACGCCTACTATCTGATCACCAACAGCGATATCGGAGGATTATCCGGCGGGGAAGTACAGATCATCGCGAATGTGGCCCGGTACCACCGGCGCGCAGTCCCGCACCAGAAGCACGAAGGGTTCGACCTCCTCTCTCCCAAATACCAGCGCATCGTGCGGATTCTGTCTGCGCTGCTTCGGATCGCCGACGGCCTGGACCGGACGCATTTTTCCGTCGTTCGTACCCTCGATGTGAGACTTGGCGCCACCGTCACCATCACCGTACACGTGACGGGCGATGCGGAGCTGGAAACCTGGGCCGCCGCAGGCCGGGCGGACCTCTTTGAACGGGTATTTCGCCGCCATCTTAAGTTCTCGGTCATCTCGCAGGAAGAGGCCACATGA
- the tmk gene encoding dTMP kinase produces MSEQPPLAKPPHPYPGKLIIVEGIDGSGKSTQLLLLHKWLESKGHRVFFTEWNSSELVKDTTKRGKKNKSLTPTTFSLLHATDFASRLYHQILPPLKAGMIVLADRYMYTAFARDVVRGVSPEWIRKLYSFAITPDMAFYFRVPIEVAISRLLGGTRGQLKYYEAGMDLNLNPDVTESFRIFQSSILAQYDKIVEEFQLITMDATKEIESQQNDMRRLVGEALKEYKPRRGTHGRRTVFWRRFDVPKSE; encoded by the coding sequence ATGAGCGAACAGCCCCCTCTCGCCAAGCCGCCCCACCCCTACCCTGGAAAACTGATCATTGTCGAGGGCATTGACGGGTCCGGGAAGAGCACACAACTGCTGTTGTTGCATAAGTGGCTGGAGTCGAAAGGCCATCGAGTCTTCTTCACGGAGTGGAACTCCTCCGAGCTGGTCAAAGACACGACGAAACGAGGAAAGAAGAACAAGAGCCTGACGCCGACAACGTTCAGCCTGCTGCACGCGACCGACTTTGCGAGCCGGCTCTATCATCAGATCTTACCCCCGCTCAAAGCCGGCATGATCGTCCTGGCAGACCGCTACATGTATACCGCCTTCGCGCGTGACGTGGTCCGCGGCGTGTCGCCTGAATGGATTCGCAAGCTCTACAGCTTCGCCATCACACCGGATATGGCCTTCTACTTCAGGGTCCCGATCGAGGTGGCCATCTCACGGCTCCTCGGAGGTACGCGCGGGCAACTCAAGTACTACGAAGCCGGTATGGACCTGAACTTAAACCCGGACGTCACCGAAAGCTTCCGGATCTTCCAATCAAGCATCCTGGCTCAGTACGACAAAATCGTCGAGGAGTTTCAGCTCATCACGATGGACGCGACAAAAGAAATCGAATCCCAGCAGAACGACATGCGCCGGCTCGTGGGAGAGGCGCTCAAAGAGTACAAACCGCGACGGGGGACCCATGGTCGACGCACGGTATTTTGGCGACGGTTTGACGTACCTAAATCCGAGTGA
- a CDS encoding GAF domain-containing sensor histidine kinase: MDKKDNPLTEQVVPKERRAAPRREDDRRRVRKDRELEAARRISEALFEHLTPDELVAKALRTALDVVQAESGSILLADPASQQLIFRHSIGESPVKAGTAIPWGQGIAGSVFQSGTPLVVRDVKHDPRHSSTIDELTKHTTHDMIAIPLKRWEGEPIGVLEVLNKRGGLLDDDDVAILSIVSAITASSIEQARLYHEAKLAEVVRLLGDISHDIKNLLMPVVVGAELMHGELKDLWGDTIAKGDAQAKKSFERFNEVVGMVENSSRRMQDRVKEISDCVKGLSTPPDFAPCRIDKVITEVVDTLKWWSSQKGVSIHTSGLGRTPNLVADERRLFNALYNLVNNAIPEVQPGGMITVSAREEPVGVALNVTIEDTGKGMPPEVRDSLFTAAAKSSKHGGTGLGTKIVKDVVDAHHGKITVESELGVGTTFHIYLPLKPPGISPT, from the coding sequence ATGGATAAGAAGGACAACCCATTGACAGAACAAGTTGTGCCGAAGGAACGGCGTGCGGCTCCACGCCGTGAAGACGACCGGCGAAGGGTGAGGAAGGATCGGGAGCTTGAAGCAGCGCGCCGTATCAGCGAAGCCCTGTTTGAACATTTGACGCCGGATGAGCTGGTGGCGAAAGCTCTCCGCACGGCACTTGACGTGGTGCAGGCAGAAAGCGGATCGATTCTCCTCGCAGATCCGGCCTCACAACAACTCATCTTTCGCCATTCCATCGGAGAAAGCCCCGTGAAGGCTGGGACTGCGATTCCCTGGGGTCAGGGAATCGCCGGGTCTGTCTTTCAGTCCGGTACTCCTCTCGTGGTGCGTGACGTCAAGCATGACCCTCGCCACAGTTCCACGATCGATGAATTGACCAAGCACACTACACACGACATGATTGCCATCCCTCTGAAACGGTGGGAAGGCGAGCCCATCGGCGTGCTCGAGGTTCTCAATAAACGGGGAGGATTGCTCGACGACGACGATGTCGCGATTTTGAGCATCGTGTCCGCGATCACGGCATCGTCGATCGAACAGGCCCGGCTCTACCACGAGGCAAAACTGGCAGAGGTGGTACGGTTACTCGGTGATATCAGTCATGACATCAAGAATCTCCTGATGCCCGTGGTGGTCGGGGCAGAACTGATGCACGGCGAGCTCAAGGACTTGTGGGGAGACACCATCGCGAAGGGAGACGCCCAGGCCAAGAAAAGTTTCGAACGGTTTAACGAAGTGGTCGGGATGGTAGAGAACTCCTCACGCCGGATGCAGGACCGGGTAAAGGAAATCAGCGATTGCGTGAAGGGACTCAGCACGCCCCCGGATTTCGCTCCTTGCCGGATCGACAAAGTCATCACGGAAGTGGTGGACACATTGAAGTGGTGGTCCAGCCAGAAGGGGGTCTCGATTCACACCTCCGGGCTCGGCCGAACGCCGAACCTCGTGGCCGATGAGCGGCGGCTGTTCAACGCCCTGTATAATCTCGTCAACAATGCGATTCCTGAGGTGCAGCCCGGAGGCATGATTACTGTGTCGGCCAGGGAAGAACCGGTCGGAGTTGCACTCAATGTGACCATAGAAGATACGGGCAAAGGCATGCCTCCTGAGGTCCGGGACTCACTTTTTACAGCGGCTGCAAAAAGCAGCAAGCATGGCGGGACAGGATTAGGCACCAAGATTGTGAAAGACGTGGTCGATGCCCACCATGGCAAGATTACCGTGGAGAGCGAGCTAGGAGTCGGGACAACGTTCCATATCTACTTACCCCTTAAGCCTCCGGGGATCTCTCCCACGTAA
- a CDS encoding response regulator gives MARVLIVDDEEHVRQVVSLVLKQGGYEVIEAADGEEAIAMIQSYPSGFSAQAIICDINLPKVSGHEFIAFIRQQLPTVPVIVLTGYPDVQGAAALFKQGVVDYLIKPGRADTLLDAVRRAIGEQTLIG, from the coding sequence ATGGCGCGAGTGCTTATAGTTGATGATGAAGAGCATGTCAGGCAAGTAGTCAGCCTTGTGCTGAAACAAGGTGGCTACGAAGTAATCGAGGCGGCTGATGGCGAAGAAGCCATCGCCATGATCCAATCCTATCCCTCCGGCTTCTCAGCCCAAGCAATTATCTGTGACATTAACCTTCCCAAAGTGAGCGGGCACGAGTTCATCGCATTCATCCGGCAGCAGCTTCCGACCGTTCCCGTCATCGTACTGACCGGGTATCCCGATGTCCAGGGAGCTGCGGCACTGTTCAAACAAGGTGTAGTCGATTATCTCATCAAGCCTGGCAGGGCAGATACGTTGTTGGATGCAGTCAGGCGGGCAATCGGTGAACAGACGCTGATCGGGTAG
- a CDS encoding SDR family oxidoreductase, with the protein MTSPMSVVVTGASTGIGAACALDCVGRGMTVFAGVRDPRAGEALAAKGGPLLIPITLDVTDEPSIARSLKVVQQVVGEGGLGGLVNNAGIAVGSPLEVISLSLLRKQLEVNVIGQVAVTQAFLPLLRRGRGRIVNMGSIAGRGTIPLLGPYSASKFALEALTDALRMELQPWGIHVSIIEPGAIATPIWEKSGMMAGELEAAAAEEAMALYGEAVARIREGVAQAARRAIPTDAVVRAVHHALTASRPHTRYLVGTDAKLRAWMVKWLPDRVQDRLLTWALKYPSRG; encoded by the coding sequence ATGACCTCTCCCATGTCAGTTGTTGTGACCGGTGCCTCGACCGGCATTGGCGCCGCCTGCGCACTCGATTGTGTTGGTCGCGGGATGACGGTATTTGCGGGGGTGCGGGACCCTCGGGCTGGGGAGGCGCTTGCCGCGAAGGGTGGCCCGTTACTGATCCCCATCACGCTGGACGTCACGGATGAGCCGTCAATTGCGCGATCGCTCAAAGTAGTGCAACAGGTTGTGGGCGAGGGTGGCCTTGGGGGACTCGTCAATAATGCCGGGATTGCCGTCGGTAGCCCCCTCGAAGTGATTTCTTTGTCGTTGCTCCGGAAACAGCTTGAGGTCAACGTGATCGGGCAGGTCGCTGTCACGCAGGCGTTTCTGCCGTTGCTCCGCCGTGGCCGCGGTCGAATTGTAAACATGGGGTCGATTGCCGGGCGAGGCACCATTCCATTGTTAGGGCCCTATTCTGCCTCGAAGTTCGCGTTGGAGGCGCTGACAGATGCGTTAAGAATGGAACTGCAGCCCTGGGGGATCCATGTGTCAATTATCGAACCGGGGGCGATCGCAACGCCGATTTGGGAGAAATCTGGCATGATGGCCGGGGAACTCGAAGCAGCGGCTGCCGAAGAAGCGATGGCCCTCTATGGCGAAGCGGTCGCGCGCATTCGCGAAGGGGTTGCTCAAGCGGCTCGACGGGCGATTCCAACAGACGCAGTGGTTCGAGCGGTGCATCATGCTTTGACAGCATCTCGTCCCCACACCCGTTACCTTGTCGGCACGGATGCGAAGCTGCGCGCCTGGATGGTGAAGTGGTTGCCGGATCGAGTTCAGGATAGACTGCTCACGTGGGCCCTGAAATATCCCAGCAGAGGTTAA
- a CDS encoding antitoxin, which yields MRTEYDFSKMKGARNPYRGLLKQSITIRLDRATIGYFKGLAAELNMPYQHLINLYLRDCAVNQKKLALKWAS from the coding sequence ATGAGAACCGAATATGATTTCTCGAAGATGAAGGGAGCACGAAATCCCTATCGGGGTCTATTAAAACAGTCGATTACAATCCGATTGGATCGGGCCACGATCGGATACTTCAAAGGGCTGGCGGCAGAACTTAATATGCCCTACCAGCACTTGATTAACCTGTACCTCAGAGACTGTGCCGTGAACCAGAAGAAGCTCGCGCTGAAATGGGCCTCCTAG
- a CDS encoding deoxynucleoside kinase, with amino-acid sequence MVDARYFGDGLTYLNPSDLKGKLIAIEGTDGVGRSTHIEMLQEWLEVQGYGVITTGWTRSNLMSKTIEMAKEGNILDRWSFSLLYATDFADRLEHQIIPALRSGFIVLADRYIYTAFARDVVRSHDYKWIRDVFGFALVPDLVCYLRIDVETLALRVIETKAMNYWESGMDLRLGNDLYDSFKKYQSLLIKEFDKMAEEFHFEVIDARKSPDEIQAELRGKIQPLLTPYLRSQELPSDHVTQPAPAP; translated from the coding sequence ATGGTCGACGCACGGTATTTTGGCGACGGTTTGACGTACCTAAATCCGAGTGACCTCAAGGGGAAACTCATCGCCATCGAAGGCACCGATGGTGTCGGCCGCTCCACCCACATCGAGATGTTGCAAGAGTGGCTGGAGGTGCAGGGCTACGGGGTGATCACCACCGGTTGGACCAGGTCCAACCTCATGTCGAAGACGATCGAAATGGCTAAGGAAGGGAACATTCTCGACCGGTGGTCCTTCAGCCTGCTGTACGCCACCGACTTTGCCGATCGCCTGGAACATCAGATCATTCCCGCCCTTCGATCCGGCTTTATCGTCCTGGCTGATCGCTATATTTACACCGCCTTCGCTCGCGATGTCGTCCGAAGCCACGATTACAAATGGATCAGAGACGTGTTCGGATTCGCCCTTGTGCCGGATCTTGTGTGCTACTTGCGCATCGACGTGGAAACGCTCGCATTGCGCGTCATTGAAACAAAAGCGATGAACTATTGGGAATCGGGCATGGATCTTCGGCTGGGAAACGATCTCTATGATAGCTTCAAGAAATACCAATCGCTGTTGATCAAGGAATTTGACAAAATGGCGGAAGAGTTTCACTTCGAGGTGATCGATGCCAGAAAATCGCCGGATGAGATTCAAGCTGAACTGCGCGGTAAGATCCAGCCGCTGCTCACCCCATACCTCAGAAGTCAGGAGCTGCCCTCCGACCACGTGACCCAACCAGCGCCGGCCCCCTAG
- a CDS encoding PIN domain-containing protein, protein MIAYLDSSVLLRVILGQRNALKEWRSIEQGVASALVEVECLRTLDRVRLAEEFDDADVAARREAVYRLIEAMEIVELTGPVLSRASQPLPTALGTLDALHAPCDRTVVAGTHRCRACHGNARRSSCHGCHGQRLPRDRGVKNLRRFPLDLSTPKNSGWHRSGSRLVSNCACYPNPYLTSKGSLVDPLLRATFSPAHPLARQDVPLTQASTI, encoded by the coding sequence GTGATCGCCTACCTCGATTCGTCGGTTTTGCTTCGCGTGATTCTCGGCCAGCGCAATGCGCTGAAGGAATGGCGATCCATTGAACAGGGTGTGGCCTCCGCGCTGGTCGAGGTGGAATGCCTGCGCACACTGGACCGCGTCCGGTTGGCTGAAGAGTTCGATGACGCCGACGTGGCCGCCCGGCGTGAAGCCGTCTATCGATTGATCGAAGCGATGGAGATAGTGGAGCTGACGGGGCCTGTGTTGTCTCGAGCCTCACAGCCGCTCCCGACCGCTCTCGGAACCTTGGATGCGCTGCATGCACCTTGCGACCGCACTGTTGTGGCGGGAACACACCGCTGCCGAGCTTGTCATGGCAACGCACGACGAAGCTCTTGCCACGGCTGCCATGGCCAGCGGCTTCCGCGTGATCGGGGTGTAAAGAATCTGCGCCGCTTCCCCCTTGACCTTTCCACTCCCAAGAATAGCGGGTGGCACCGATCTGGGAGCCGATTGGTCTCCAACTGCGCGTGTTATCCCAACCCGTATTTGACTTCCAAGGGTAGCCTGGTCGATCCTCTATTGCGCGCGACCTTCTCACCCGCCCACCCATTGGCACGCCAAGACGTGCCATTAACCCAGGCGAGCACCATCTAA
- a CDS encoding 3',5'-cyclic-nucleotide phosphodiesterase, translating to MQIQVLGCHGADQLVGGTGGLVRQETCGFLIDRSLLLDAGTIGTRLSLVEQQHIRYVLLSHLHFDHIKSLPTLADNLAEEFDEPVVVAAADSVIQGLRDHVFNGRLYPDFFALPNRNRPVLQAQVLKPGETVTLGHLEVTPVEVNHTVPTVGYIVKDRQASLLYSGDTYTTEEIWRLGRTIPELKAAFIESSFPNKLAALSKQSKHLTPSLFAAEWQKLQNDHVPVYAYHLKPPYKDQILRELRELQIPGLKVLEEGQTLTI from the coding sequence ATGCAAATACAAGTCTTAGGGTGTCACGGTGCCGATCAGCTCGTCGGCGGAACCGGCGGACTGGTACGCCAAGAGACTTGTGGATTTCTCATTGATCGCTCCCTGTTGCTGGATGCCGGCACGATCGGAACCAGACTTTCTCTCGTAGAGCAACAACACATTCGATATGTGCTCCTCAGCCACCTCCATTTCGATCACATCAAGAGCCTGCCGACATTGGCCGACAACCTCGCAGAGGAGTTCGATGAGCCGGTGGTCGTGGCGGCGGCTGATTCGGTGATCCAAGGGTTACGGGATCATGTGTTTAACGGCAGACTGTATCCGGATTTTTTCGCCTTGCCGAATCGGAACCGTCCGGTCTTGCAGGCACAAGTGCTCAAACCCGGTGAAACGGTGACACTCGGTCATCTCGAAGTCACACCGGTGGAGGTCAACCATACGGTGCCCACCGTGGGATACATCGTGAAGGACCGGCAGGCATCGTTGCTCTATAGCGGCGACACCTATACCACGGAAGAAATCTGGCGCCTGGGCCGGACCATCCCGGAGCTGAAAGCGGCGTTCATCGAGTCCTCCTTCCCCAACAAGCTCGCGGCCCTGAGCAAACAGAGCAAACATCTCACACCGTCACTCTTCGCTGCCGAGTGGCAGAAACTACAGAACGACCACGTACCAGTCTATGCGTACCATCTCAAGCCGCCATACAAGGACCAAATCCTACGCGAGCTTCGCGAATTACAGATCCCCGGCTTAAAGGTCCTTGAAGAAGGCCAAACCCTCACGATATAG
- a CDS encoding competence/damage-inducible protein A yields MNQIDQMDQIHAEIIAIGSELLIGGRSDSNSLFLADELGLLGIAVRFKSVVGDDRQDIVTAIHTAAKRAQVIVMTGGLGPTVDDCTREAVAYATGHRLGRRKEALDGMTARLAQWGRTPSTAQLRQAMIPSGATVLKNPVGSAPGFCLTWKRALIICLPGVPSEMEAMMRQEVLPLLRAARESSGRQPGTAIVRQVFHTFGLAEADIDAKLQGLISKRMPVDLGLLASPMGVLVSLTTKGIPTAKGKNHDLLEKLANGVRSRLNEWLFAEGRDTMEEVVGRELTTRGLTLAVAESCTGGLIGHRLTQVAGSSAYVDRGAVCYSNQAKTEMLGVPEALIAQYGAVSREVAAAMACGMRERARVSVGLSVTGIAGPGGGTETKPVGLVYIGLDDGTGRPITREFRFHGDRNVIKHRSSQAALDLLRRWLLGKVLV; encoded by the coding sequence ATGAACCAAATAGACCAGATGGACCAGATTCATGCAGAAATCATCGCGATCGGCAGCGAACTGTTGATCGGGGGCCGATCCGATTCCAACTCTCTCTTTCTCGCCGACGAACTTGGCCTGCTTGGGATTGCCGTTCGATTCAAATCGGTTGTCGGTGATGACCGGCAGGATATCGTCACAGCGATTCACACAGCCGCGAAGAGAGCGCAGGTGATCGTGATGACCGGCGGACTCGGTCCCACCGTGGACGATTGCACGAGAGAAGCGGTGGCCTACGCGACCGGACATCGGCTCGGTCGTCGCAAGGAAGCGCTGGATGGGATGACGGCCAGACTTGCGCAGTGGGGGCGCACCCCAAGCACCGCACAGTTGCGCCAGGCAATGATTCCGTCCGGAGCCACCGTACTGAAGAATCCGGTCGGTTCTGCGCCGGGATTCTGTCTGACATGGAAGAGGGCGTTGATCATCTGCTTGCCTGGCGTACCGTCGGAAATGGAAGCGATGATGCGGCAGGAAGTGTTGCCGCTGTTGCGTGCTGCACGCGAATCGTCAGGCAGGCAGCCGGGAACCGCGATCGTTCGGCAGGTGTTCCATACCTTCGGCCTGGCTGAAGCGGATATCGATGCCAAATTACAGGGGCTCATTTCGAAACGCATGCCGGTTGATCTGGGGTTGCTCGCATCGCCGATGGGTGTCCTGGTCTCACTGACGACGAAGGGAATCCCAACGGCGAAGGGGAAGAATCACGATCTGTTGGAGAAGCTGGCGAACGGTGTCCGCTCACGGCTCAACGAGTGGCTCTTTGCCGAGGGGCGTGACACGATGGAAGAGGTCGTCGGGCGGGAACTCACAACACGGGGACTCACGCTGGCGGTAGCGGAATCCTGCACCGGCGGACTGATCGGCCATCGGCTTACGCAGGTGGCTGGTTCATCTGCCTATGTGGATCGTGGCGCCGTGTGCTACAGCAATCAGGCAAAGACCGAGATGCTGGGAGTGCCTGAGGCATTGATTGCGCAATATGGAGCGGTGAGCAGGGAGGTCGCAGCGGCGATGGCCTGCGGGATGCGCGAGCGTGCCCGCGTATCGGTCGGACTCAGTGTCACAGGCATTGCCGGGCCGGGCGGCGGGACCGAGACGAAGCCGGTCGGGCTGGTCTATATCGGGTTGGATGATGGAACCGGCAGGCCGATCACGCGGGAATTCCGGTTTCACGGCGACCGGAATGTCATCAAACACCGGTCCTCGCAAGCCGCACTGGACCTTCTTCGCCGGTGGTTACTCGGGAAAGTTTTAGTGTGA
- the sixA gene encoding phosphohistidine phosphatase SixA yields MDCILLRHGIAVERDEWKGTDGDRPLTEKGKQRVREVAAGLSRLDVQPTLVWSSPLIRALETAKIVHRSLQVRSAVQIVDALVPNAPPDRLLSILHDLPPESCVLCVGHEPHLGMVAAVLLAGKPSEAFPFKKAGACLIELSVPVKPGRGVLRWWLPPSLLRDRPNRPA; encoded by the coding sequence ATGGACTGTATCCTGTTGCGGCATGGCATTGCGGTAGAGCGTGATGAATGGAAAGGGACGGATGGGGATCGCCCACTGACGGAGAAGGGCAAGCAGCGAGTGCGTGAGGTGGCGGCTGGCTTGAGCCGGCTCGATGTGCAGCCAACCCTGGTCTGGTCGAGTCCCCTGATCCGGGCGCTTGAGACGGCGAAGATTGTGCACCGCTCCCTACAAGTGCGCTCTGCAGTGCAAATTGTCGATGCACTCGTGCCGAATGCGCCTCCCGATAGGCTCCTCTCGATCCTTCACGATCTGCCGCCGGAATCCTGCGTGCTTTGTGTCGGGCATGAACCCCACTTGGGAATGGTCGCGGCGGTGTTGCTCGCCGGAAAACCCTCGGAGGCCTTTCCCTTTAAGAAAGCCGGCGCCTGTCTGATCGAGCTGTCGGTCCCGGTAAAGCCAGGCCGGGGCGTCCTTCGTTGGTGGCTGCCCCCCTCTCTCTTGCGAGACAGACCAAACAGACCAGCCTAG
- a CDS encoding type II toxin-antitoxin system Phd/YefM family antitoxin, which translates to MNTVKIADLKSRLSEHLRKVRAGRSMTILDRDHPIARLVPIEKTGRTLTVRPPLVSAPKLQRVPLPPPLRLRKDILAFLSEERQDER; encoded by the coding sequence ATGAATACCGTCAAGATTGCCGATCTGAAGAGCCGGTTGAGCGAGCATCTCCGAAAGGTTCGCGCGGGCCGATCCATGACGATCTTGGATCGCGACCACCCCATTGCGCGGCTTGTGCCGATTGAAAAAACGGGGAGGACCTTAACCGTTCGCCCTCCTCTCGTCTCTGCTCCGAAGCTCCAACGCGTGCCGTTGCCTCCGCCGCTTCGCCTCCGCAAGGATATCCTCGCGTTTCTGAGCGAGGAACGACAGGATGAGCGGTGA
- a CDS encoding response regulator, with protein MSLGRVLIVDDESDVRTSVRLILTKAGYDVDEAEDPEAGVALVKSTRSQVPLSAIVTDLNMPKINEIIVIPYYRSQYPTCPIIVLSGSPKLEKASNMFKAAGVEFLPKPINQEQLLSALKNAVKAG; from the coding sequence ATGAGTCTAGGGAGAGTGCTTATCGTGGACGATGAGTCGGACGTGCGAACATCCGTGCGCCTTATCTTAACGAAGGCAGGATACGATGTGGATGAAGCCGAAGATCCAGAGGCAGGAGTCGCCTTGGTGAAATCAACACGTAGTCAGGTGCCCTTGAGTGCGATTGTGACCGATCTCAATATGCCGAAGATCAACGAGATCATCGTGATTCCCTATTATCGTTCCCAATACCCCACCTGTCCGATCATTGTGCTGAGTGGATCACCAAAGCTGGAGAAAGCCTCCAACATGTTCAAGGCAGCCGGTGTGGAATTCCTTCCAAAACCGATTAACCAAGAGCAGTTGTTGAGCGCCCTGAAGAATGCCGTCAAGGCCGGGTAA
- the thpR gene encoding RNA 2',3'-cyclic phosphodiesterase — MIRTFLAVELSQELRAALAALQQELKRTIEPEMKGVTRISWVQPLSLHLTAKFLGDMDEQMIDPLRVALEQTLGRHSAVDVPLERLGGFPRPHSPRVLWVGPSEAWERGTEAGRIAEIHGTIEQTCDDLGFLRETKPFSPHLTLARIRVGERQVGVALARSGVLDRPLAIGTLVMGSVALMRSELKPTGSIYTKLWEVRLWGGQVSSLLAERAR, encoded by the coding sequence GTGATCCGAACCTTCCTTGCTGTCGAACTCTCTCAAGAACTGCGGGCCGCTCTTGCCGCTCTCCAACAGGAGTTGAAGCGTACTATTGAGCCGGAGATGAAGGGCGTCACGCGCATTTCGTGGGTGCAGCCCCTGTCGCTTCATCTGACTGCCAAATTCCTTGGCGACATGGATGAGCAGATGATCGATCCGCTCCGTGTTGCGCTTGAGCAGACGCTCGGCCGTCACAGCGCTGTGGATGTGCCGCTTGAACGGCTCGGCGGATTTCCTCGTCCCCACAGCCCGCGCGTCCTGTGGGTCGGACCATCGGAAGCCTGGGAGCGGGGGACAGAGGCGGGACGAATCGCAGAGATCCATGGCACGATCGAGCAGACCTGTGACGACTTGGGTTTTCTTCGCGAGACGAAACCCTTCAGCCCTCATCTGACCCTGGCGCGAATCAGAGTGGGAGAACGGCAGGTTGGAGTCGCGTTGGCCAGGAGCGGAGTGCTGGATCGTCCGCTTGCAATCGGAACATTGGTGATGGGATCGGTCGCACTCATGAGGAGTGAATTGAAGCCGACCGGTTCGATCTATACGAAGCTGTGGGAGGTGCGACTTTGGGGCGGCCAGGTGTCCTCCTTGCTCGCGGAACGCGCACGATAA